From Salinibacterium sp. ZJ450, one genomic window encodes:
- a CDS encoding aminotransferase class I/II-fold pyridoxal phosphate-dependent enzyme, producing MTVSGAWQRAAHGAMLIGTDGKTRPTIFAEMSALASRTGAINLGQGFPDEDGPAEVLEAARQAISDGVNQYAPGAGMPVLREAIAAHQKRFYGLDVDADREVLVTAGATEALAATLLALLETGDEVATFEPFYDSYGATIALAGAVHRTVPLRAPEFQPDHDDLRRTVTDATRIILVNNPHNPTGSMLSRETLQLIVELAERHDALIVTDEVYEHLTFGQQHIPVATLPGAASRTITISSAGKTFSTTGWKIGWLTATPELVEAINAVKQFLTYTNGAPFQPAIAVGLGLPDSYFTDLAWTLRAKRDILSAGLVKAGFTVSQPQGSYFVVADAAPLGFADAADLCRRLPELAGVVGVPISAFVSHENKADFASLVRFAFCKKVPVLEQAASQLARLAA from the coding sequence GTGACTGTTTCCGGAGCCTGGCAGCGTGCCGCCCACGGTGCCATGTTGATCGGCACCGATGGGAAAACCCGCCCTACTATCTTCGCGGAAATGTCCGCGCTCGCGAGCCGCACCGGGGCGATCAACCTCGGCCAGGGCTTCCCCGACGAGGACGGCCCGGCCGAAGTGCTGGAAGCGGCCCGGCAGGCGATCAGCGACGGAGTGAACCAGTACGCGCCAGGCGCCGGCATGCCGGTGCTGCGCGAGGCGATCGCGGCGCACCAGAAGCGGTTCTACGGGCTCGACGTCGATGCCGACCGCGAGGTGCTGGTCACCGCGGGCGCCACCGAGGCCCTGGCCGCCACCCTGCTGGCACTGCTGGAGACCGGCGACGAGGTGGCCACCTTCGAGCCGTTCTACGACTCGTATGGGGCAACGATCGCCCTTGCCGGTGCCGTGCACCGCACCGTGCCGCTGCGGGCGCCCGAGTTCCAACCCGATCACGATGACCTGCGCCGCACCGTCACTGACGCCACCCGCATCATCCTGGTCAACAACCCGCACAACCCCACAGGGTCGATGCTGTCCCGCGAGACCCTGCAGCTCATCGTCGAGCTCGCCGAACGGCACGACGCGCTGATCGTGACCGACGAGGTGTACGAGCACCTCACCTTCGGGCAGCAGCACATCCCGGTCGCGACCCTGCCGGGCGCGGCGTCGCGCACGATCACCATCTCCAGCGCCGGCAAGACGTTCAGCACCACCGGCTGGAAGATCGGCTGGCTCACCGCCACACCGGAGCTGGTCGAGGCGATCAACGCCGTCAAGCAGTTCCTCACCTACACCAATGGCGCCCCGTTCCAGCCGGCCATCGCGGTGGGCCTCGGCCTGCCCGACTCCTACTTCACCGACCTCGCCTGGACGCTCCGCGCCAAGCGCGACATCCTGTCGGCCGGGCTCGTCAAGGCCGGCTTCACCGTGTCGCAGCCGCAGGGCTCGTACTTCGTGGTGGCGGATGCCGCGCCGCTGGGTTTCGCGGATGCCGCGGACCTCTGCCGCCGGTTGCCGGAACTCGCCGGGGTTGTCGGCGTGCCGATCAGCGCGTTCGTTTCCCACGAGAACAAGGCCGACTTCGCGTCGCTGGTGCGCTTCGCCTTCTGCAAGAAGGTGCCGGTGCTCGAGCAGGCCGCCTCACAGCTGGCACGGCTCGCCGCGTAG
- a CDS encoding CDP-glycerol glycerophosphotransferase family protein, with amino-acid sequence MSSTAFVVDSIAVSDGDQPTLRLAGTLTGAAPQEIELIGARQRLAAPLEVIGERWSASLPLLGSRWGGPPLPPPSGRYRLDAASFTGAITVRAVLPDPLLIPDVAALEFAVTDTLELKLTPPLYETERGPAQQSQLEAAYRAAQPEPINAVFFESFYGQNASCNPLAIDRELRRQRPDVMRYWSVADASVAVPEGAVRLIEGSEQWWRVRASARLLVVNDWLRNRYRKREHQTVLQTWHGTPLKRIALSRRGIRPRPALASLRERSRWNIMLSQNPHSTRTFRRAYAYFGPIWQDGYPRNDILVTGDAAAIRRRLGIADDVTVLLYAPTWRDDRPDEIDHLQTARFAQTLGDGYVTLIRGHARTLRPGTDVRAPNVIDVTSYPDISELFLVADALITDYSSVMFDYTVTGKPVLFFTPDLADYRDRLRGFYFDLLEVAPGPVANTSDELLTLVRELDSLGDRFAPRYRAWQQQFNPNDDGQAAARVLAKLLERGAIS; translated from the coding sequence ATGAGCAGCACCGCGTTCGTCGTCGACTCCATCGCCGTGAGCGATGGCGACCAGCCCACCCTCCGCCTGGCCGGAACCCTCACCGGGGCGGCCCCGCAAGAGATCGAACTGATCGGCGCGCGGCAGCGCTTGGCCGCACCCCTGGAGGTCATCGGTGAGCGGTGGTCGGCGTCGCTGCCGCTGCTGGGGTCGCGGTGGGGAGGCCCGCCGCTGCCGCCGCCGTCCGGCCGGTACCGGTTGGACGCGGCATCCTTCACCGGCGCCATCACGGTTCGCGCGGTTCTGCCAGATCCACTGTTGATTCCGGATGTCGCAGCGCTCGAGTTCGCGGTGACCGACACCCTCGAGCTGAAGCTCACCCCGCCCCTCTACGAGACCGAACGCGGCCCCGCCCAGCAGTCGCAACTCGAGGCGGCATACCGGGCCGCCCAGCCAGAGCCGATCAACGCGGTGTTCTTCGAGAGCTTCTACGGGCAGAACGCCTCGTGCAATCCGCTGGCGATCGACCGGGAACTCAGGCGTCAGCGGCCGGATGTGATGCGCTACTGGAGCGTGGCCGACGCGTCGGTCGCCGTGCCGGAGGGCGCCGTGCGGCTGATCGAGGGCAGCGAACAGTGGTGGCGGGTGCGCGCGTCCGCCCGCCTGCTCGTGGTGAACGACTGGTTGCGCAACCGCTACCGCAAACGCGAACACCAGACGGTGCTGCAGACCTGGCACGGCACACCGCTGAAGCGGATCGCGCTATCCCGGCGCGGCATCCGACCACGGCCCGCGCTGGCGTCCCTGCGCGAGCGATCCCGCTGGAACATCATGCTGTCGCAGAATCCGCACAGCACCCGGACCTTCCGCCGGGCCTACGCCTACTTCGGCCCGATCTGGCAGGACGGCTATCCGCGCAACGACATCCTGGTCACCGGCGACGCCGCCGCCATCCGAAGGCGCCTGGGGATCGCGGATGACGTCACCGTGCTGCTGTACGCGCCCACCTGGCGCGACGACCGACCGGACGAGATTGATCACCTGCAGACGGCGCGCTTCGCCCAGACGCTTGGCGACGGTTACGTCACGCTCATCCGCGGACACGCCAGGACGTTGCGTCCGGGAACGGATGTCCGCGCCCCCAACGTGATCGACGTCACCAGCTACCCGGACATCTCCGAGCTGTTCCTGGTGGCCGACGCACTCATCACCGACTACTCGTCTGTGATGTTCGACTACACCGTCACCGGCAAGCCCGTGCTGTTCTTCACGCCCGACCTGGCGGACTACCGCGACCGGCTGCGCGGGTTCTACTTCGACCTGCTCGAGGTGGCGCCGGGTCCGGTGGCTAATACCTCGGACGAACTGCTGACCCTGGTGCGGGAGCTTGACTCGCTCGGCGACCGGTTCGCGCCGCGATACCGCGCGTGGCAGCAGCAGTTCAACCCGAACGATGACGGGCAGGCCGCGGCACGGGTGCTGGCCAAGCTGCTCGAGCGCGGGGCGATCAGCTAG
- a CDS encoding EthD domain-containing protein — protein MLRKRIALLERRDDLSFEEFDEHWATPHAEIISRLPGLQEYVQNSVLDWWRSGDASGVDGIVEVWFDDGVVTSPEQHTSMTQQDDEVRFIRTLTAVTVTDRRSYSSDDKVWILAPASLTGIPGLPLPDDAIVCSPEPDAVLMERPRLRRDAAAPSTVIILPVARAQAVALFDAVVAAFTESGAPDGLRVLRTTTRRIR, from the coding sequence ATGCTGAGGAAGCGGATCGCTCTTCTCGAGAGGCGCGACGACCTGTCCTTCGAAGAGTTCGACGAGCACTGGGCGACGCCCCACGCCGAGATCATCTCCCGGCTACCCGGCCTTCAGGAATACGTGCAGAACTCCGTACTCGATTGGTGGAGGTCGGGCGACGCATCGGGCGTCGACGGCATCGTGGAGGTCTGGTTCGATGACGGTGTCGTCACCTCCCCTGAGCAGCACACGTCGATGACCCAGCAGGATGACGAGGTCAGGTTCATCCGCACCCTGACGGCGGTCACGGTGACGGATCGTCGCTCCTACAGTTCAGATGACAAGGTGTGGATCCTCGCGCCCGCGTCCCTCACCGGGATACCGGGCCTGCCGTTGCCGGATGACGCCATCGTCTGCAGCCCGGAACCGGATGCCGTGCTCATGGAGCGTCCGCGCCTGCGGCGAGATGCAGCTGCGCCGAGCACCGTGATCATCCTCCCGGTCGCGCGGGCGCAGGCGGTTGCGCTGTTCGACGCAGTCGTGGCGGCGTTCACCGAGAGCGGGGCCCCGGACGGGTTGCGGGTCCTGCGTACCACGACGAGACGCATCCGCTGA
- a CDS encoding ABC transporter permease has protein sequence MSVTAPTRHAWSPFARYRHSLWLLTVRDLRVRYSTSFLGYFWSILDPLVMAGIYWFVFTQVFDRSVGQTPYIVFLLSALLPWMWFNGAVSDSTRAFLRQAKLIRSTKIPRTIWVLRVVLSKGIEFLLSLPVLALFAIVFGAQLHWEVVYSVLAIVMQTVLTVGVGLIVAPLVVFFRDLERATKLALRFLFYASPVIYGISDLPAGFEFWMSFNPLAGIFSLYRAAFFPSELHWIPVIIGAAMSLVILLIGMLVFKRAERSVLKEI, from the coding sequence GTGTCCGTTACCGCACCCACGCGCCATGCTTGGTCGCCCTTCGCTCGGTATCGCCATTCGCTGTGGCTGCTGACCGTTCGCGACCTGCGCGTCAGGTATTCGACATCCTTCCTCGGCTATTTCTGGTCGATCCTCGACCCGCTGGTGATGGCGGGCATCTACTGGTTCGTCTTCACGCAGGTGTTCGACCGCTCGGTCGGCCAGACGCCGTACATCGTGTTCCTGCTGTCGGCGCTGCTGCCGTGGATGTGGTTCAACGGCGCCGTGTCCGACAGCACGCGAGCGTTTCTGCGCCAGGCGAAGCTCATCCGGTCGACGAAGATCCCGCGCACCATCTGGGTGTTGCGGGTGGTGCTGTCGAAGGGCATCGAGTTCTTGCTGAGCCTGCCCGTGCTCGCCCTGTTCGCGATCGTGTTCGGCGCGCAGCTGCACTGGGAGGTCGTTTACTCCGTGCTGGCGATCGTCATGCAGACCGTGCTGACGGTGGGTGTCGGGCTGATCGTGGCTCCCCTCGTGGTGTTCTTCCGCGACCTCGAGCGCGCTACCAAGCTCGCGCTGCGGTTCCTCTTTTACGCATCGCCGGTGATCTACGGCATCAGCGACCTACCCGCAGGGTTCGAGTTCTGGATGTCGTTCAACCCGCTGGCCGGAATCTTCTCGCTGTACCGTGCCGCATTCTTCCCCTCCGAGTTGCACTGGATCCCGGTGATCATCGGCGCGGCCATGAGCCTCGTCATCCTGCTGATCGGCATGCTCGTGTTCAAGCGGGCCGAACGCAGCGTGCTGAAGGAGATCTGA
- a CDS encoding CDP-glycerol glycerophosphotransferase family protein, with amino-acid sequence MSGFTFSAGNAAKLLSVPLYALGALATLVVQRRDTLWVFGSGSGVGEGSLELLHTVTTENPQVRAVWLARNTTDLDRARQLRIPAVLKDSWRGFRLTLRARVLVVTHGFGDVNRFAARGGFIVQLWHGIPLKRIHLDAPITFSAPRPLRRPLRALYHRAAQGIDLLPAASELAAERLRTAFGLPADRVVVTGDPRDDVLTRGTDEERRARADTLLHAKLGLDGSPRVVLFAPTWRDGAVDPSVPSAADWQLIDEWLQRTDSVLVVRPHPHSVGDYAAGAVSRRILLLDAARQNDITPVLPAVDVLITDYSSIAYDFALTGRPIFFLAPDVIEYSANRGLYEPYEAFSGGRETRSWAELVSTLGRAETDPQFRAELLAQTERLRNSHHAYTDGRNTQRVYAEILDRLAGDGSERRA; translated from the coding sequence GTGTCCGGGTTCACATTCTCAGCAGGCAATGCCGCCAAACTTCTGTCCGTTCCCCTGTATGCCCTCGGTGCATTGGCCACCCTCGTGGTACAACGGCGCGACACCCTGTGGGTGTTCGGCAGCGGCTCCGGGGTCGGCGAGGGCTCCCTCGAGCTGTTGCACACGGTCACCACCGAGAATCCGCAGGTGCGCGCGGTCTGGCTGGCGCGCAACACCACGGATCTCGACCGCGCCCGGCAGCTGCGCATCCCCGCCGTGCTGAAGGACAGCTGGCGCGGATTCCGGCTCACCCTGCGTGCCCGGGTGCTGGTGGTGACCCACGGCTTCGGCGACGTCAATCGGTTCGCCGCCCGCGGCGGGTTCATCGTCCAGCTGTGGCACGGCATCCCGTTGAAGCGCATCCACCTCGACGCGCCAATCACCTTCTCGGCTCCGCGGCCGCTGCGACGTCCGCTGCGCGCGCTGTACCACCGCGCCGCGCAGGGCATCGACCTGCTGCCGGCCGCGAGCGAGCTGGCAGCCGAACGGCTGCGCACCGCGTTCGGTCTACCTGCCGACCGGGTGGTCGTCACCGGCGACCCGCGCGACGACGTGTTGACCAGGGGAACCGACGAGGAACGCCGGGCTCGAGCAGACACCCTGCTGCACGCGAAGCTCGGCCTCGACGGCTCGCCCCGGGTGGTGCTGTTTGCGCCCACCTGGCGTGACGGCGCGGTCGACCCCAGCGTGCCGTCCGCTGCCGACTGGCAGCTGATCGACGAGTGGCTGCAGCGCACCGATTCGGTGCTGGTGGTGCGGCCGCACCCGCACAGCGTCGGCGACTACGCCGCCGGCGCGGTGTCCCGCCGCATCCTGCTGCTCGACGCGGCCCGTCAGAACGACATCACCCCTGTGCTGCCCGCGGTCGACGTACTGATCACCGACTACTCCTCGATCGCCTACGATTTCGCCCTGACCGGTCGGCCGATCTTCTTCCTCGCCCCCGACGTCATCGAGTACTCCGCAAACCGCGGGCTGTACGAGCCATACGAGGCGTTCAGCGGCGGCCGCGAGACCCGGTCGTGGGCCGAGCTGGTCTCGACGCTCGGCCGCGCCGAGACCGATCCGCAGTTCCGCGCCGAGCTGCTGGCACAGACCGAACGTCTGCGCAACAGCCATCACGCCTACACGGACGGCCGCAACACCCAGCGGGTCTACGCCGAGATCCTCGACCGGCTCGCCGGCGACGGGTCCGAGAGGAGAGCATGA
- a CDS encoding CDP-glycerol glycerophosphotransferase family protein, whose translation MPLFKDIKTARRLVGNILRSRRTRKQLQRRLPSTTRPEPGSIEIAVYFADSRVNLYQIRQWYAPLVELAKQHKVAIISRSPGTALTLWDEAPVPTVYLRKVVELERFVAEQDLKIVFYVNQNTKNFQMFRYGRMWHVFINHGESDKMYMTTNQFKAYDYSLVAGQAALDRLSHKLWDFDLDKRAIPIGRPQADHFAAELPYTPDDRAVVLYAPTWEGDRAAAAYGSVASHGVALVKELLASGRHRVIYRPHPRSGVVDREYKAANQKIIAMIETANAADTAAHHIYDDGPQLGWQLAAADVAITDVSAMVYDRLATGKPIIVTRPASPLADVDEGGFLGDSEWLAVNQASSIVGIVDRVQSDPAALDTLHHWVERHFGDTTPGAATARFHAAVEHLIEQWNAQAALHAADRVESESAPFEDDEDEDEAPAAD comes from the coding sequence GTGCCGTTGTTCAAAGACATCAAGACCGCCAGACGACTCGTGGGAAACATCCTCCGTTCCCGTCGCACCCGCAAGCAACTGCAGCGAAGACTGCCATCGACTACCCGGCCGGAGCCCGGCAGCATCGAGATCGCGGTGTACTTCGCCGACAGCCGGGTGAACCTGTACCAGATCCGCCAGTGGTACGCGCCGCTCGTGGAGCTGGCGAAGCAGCACAAGGTGGCGATCATCTCCCGGTCACCGGGAACCGCCCTCACCCTCTGGGACGAGGCCCCGGTGCCGACGGTGTACCTGCGCAAGGTCGTCGAACTGGAACGGTTCGTGGCCGAGCAGGATCTGAAGATCGTTTTCTACGTGAACCAGAACACCAAGAACTTCCAGATGTTCCGGTACGGACGCATGTGGCACGTGTTCATCAATCACGGTGAGAGCGACAAGATGTACATGACCACGAACCAGTTCAAGGCCTACGACTACAGCTTGGTCGCCGGTCAGGCGGCGCTTGACCGGCTGAGCCACAAGCTGTGGGACTTCGACCTCGACAAGCGAGCCATCCCGATCGGCCGCCCGCAGGCCGATCACTTCGCCGCCGAACTGCCCTACACGCCCGACGATCGGGCGGTCGTACTGTACGCCCCGACCTGGGAGGGCGACCGCGCCGCCGCCGCATACGGCTCGGTGGCCTCGCACGGTGTTGCGTTGGTGAAGGAACTGCTGGCGAGCGGCAGGCACCGGGTGATCTACCGGCCGCATCCGCGCAGCGGCGTCGTGGATCGCGAGTACAAGGCGGCAAACCAGAAGATCATTGCGATGATCGAGACCGCGAACGCGGCCGATACTGCGGCGCACCACATCTACGATGACGGTCCGCAGTTGGGTTGGCAGCTGGCGGCTGCGGATGTCGCGATCACCGATGTCTCGGCCATGGTCTACGACCGGCTGGCCACCGGCAAACCCATCATCGTGACCCGTCCGGCGTCGCCGCTCGCCGACGTCGATGAGGGCGGGTTCCTCGGGGACAGCGAGTGGCTGGCAGTCAATCAGGCCAGCAGCATCGTCGGCATCGTCGACCGGGTGCAGAGCGACCCTGCGGCCCTCGACACGCTGCACCACTGGGTGGAGCGTCACTTCGGTGACACCACGCCGGGAGCGGCGACGGCGCGTTTCCACGCCGCGGTCGAGCACCTGATCGAGCAGTGGAACGCGCAGGCTGCGCTGCATGCCGCTGACCGGGTGGAGAGCGAGTCTGCCCCGTTCGAGGACGACGAAGACGAAGACGAGGCGCCCGCAGCCGACTGA
- a CDS encoding ABC transporter ATP-binding protein has product MSVQGLGIRFRRSRRGRRTFKDLFAPKNRRSRPGEFWALRHVSFDVSPGEAIGVVGRNGQGKSTLLKLVAEVMIPDEGSVGVHAGVAPLIEITGGFVDELSVRDNVYLTAGLHGMLRREIDERFDEIIDFAEIGDFIDTPYKHLSSGMKVRIAFAVISRLEEPILLVDEVLAVGDKAFREKCYRRIEEMLAGGRTLFFVSHNERDLKRFCSRGLYLDKGALVLDGPIADVLDRYNADYGS; this is encoded by the coding sequence ATGTCGGTGCAGGGCCTGGGCATCCGGTTCCGCCGCAGCCGCCGCGGCCGCCGCACCTTCAAGGACCTGTTTGCCCCGAAGAACCGGCGCAGCCGTCCGGGTGAGTTCTGGGCGCTCCGCCATGTCTCATTCGACGTTTCACCGGGCGAGGCCATCGGCGTCGTCGGGCGGAACGGTCAGGGCAAGTCCACCCTGTTGAAGCTGGTCGCCGAGGTGATGATCCCGGATGAGGGCTCCGTCGGCGTGCACGCGGGGGTGGCTCCGCTGATCGAGATCACCGGAGGATTCGTCGACGAGCTGTCGGTGCGCGACAACGTGTACCTGACCGCCGGCCTGCACGGCATGCTCCGGCGCGAGATCGACGAGCGGTTCGACGAGATCATCGACTTCGCCGAGATCGGCGACTTCATCGACACGCCGTACAAGCACCTCTCCAGTGGCATGAAGGTGCGCATCGCGTTCGCGGTGATCTCCCGCCTCGAAGAACCCATCCTGCTGGTCGACGAGGTGCTCGCGGTCGGCGACAAGGCGTTCCGCGAGAAGTGCTACCGGCGCATTGAGGAGATGCTGGCCGGCGGTCGTACCCTGTTTTTCGTGTCGCACAACGAGCGCGACCTGAAGCGGTTCTGCAGCCGGGGCCTTTACCTCGACAAGGGCGCGCTCGTGCTCGATGGGCCGATCGCCGACGTGCTCGATCGGTACAACGCCGACTACGGGTCGTAG
- a CDS encoding S1C family serine protease, producing the protein MTNLPATPDDRPVTPEGGDQPIAPEQPETPQQPPAAPEPPAAPEPPRPLEYNTAPVAEPAASVEPAAPATSAPIVPPTQTAPFVAPAAAPAQPRYGQYAPPSAAPAAAHTQTSQQAGPSTPHATQPTQPYPGQGQWSGATPPGGGDVPPNKSAKRGSTIPFVAALAVGALVGGVSGAGVTLWATNQNDESTVVGSANPGTVTINNADEATLVSAVAAKASPSVVTLSVTSDAGQGTGSGVVIDNEGHILTNTHVVTLDGAAGAPTVQVQTYDGQLLTATVVGTDPISDLAVIKVDPSAKLPAIEFADSSDLNVGDTAIAIGAPLGLANTVTDGIVSALNRSITVASSAAPDDSQQEDQAPEQGDSPFDFWNFDIPGDQQQSAPSSTISLSVIQTDASINPGNSGGALLNANGDLIGINVAIASAGGGQGAAGSIGVGFSIPANLAKRVASEIIETGSASHGLLGAMVQPVTDGSTLGAQIAEVSAGGAAEAAGLRAGDVVTNFNDVPITSPTDLTAQVRVLGAGDNTTMTYVRGGEATTTDVTVGELQ; encoded by the coding sequence ATGACGAACCTCCCTGCGACCCCCGATGACCGTCCGGTGACGCCAGAGGGCGGCGACCAGCCGATCGCTCCTGAGCAGCCCGAGACCCCCCAGCAGCCGCCGGCCGCTCCCGAGCCGCCCGCAGCACCCGAACCGCCGCGGCCGCTTGAGTACAACACCGCGCCGGTCGCCGAGCCTGCGGCATCCGTGGAGCCCGCTGCGCCCGCGACGTCCGCGCCCATCGTGCCGCCCACGCAGACCGCGCCGTTTGTGGCCCCTGCCGCGGCGCCCGCCCAGCCCCGTTACGGCCAGTACGCCCCGCCGTCGGCTGCGCCCGCCGCCGCGCACACTCAGACGTCCCAGCAGGCCGGGCCGAGCACACCGCACGCGACGCAGCCCACCCAGCCGTACCCCGGCCAGGGGCAGTGGTCGGGTGCCACCCCTCCCGGCGGCGGCGATGTTCCCCCGAACAAGTCCGCGAAGCGCGGCTCGACGATCCCGTTCGTGGCCGCACTCGCGGTCGGTGCGCTCGTCGGTGGGGTGTCCGGTGCCGGTGTCACTCTCTGGGCCACGAATCAGAACGACGAGAGCACGGTCGTCGGCAGCGCCAACCCCGGCACCGTCACCATCAACAACGCGGATGAGGCCACCCTGGTCAGCGCGGTGGCAGCCAAAGCGTCACCGAGTGTTGTCACCCTCAGCGTCACGTCCGACGCCGGGCAGGGAACCGGCTCCGGCGTGGTCATCGACAACGAGGGACACATCCTCACGAACACGCACGTGGTCACCCTCGACGGGGCCGCCGGAGCTCCCACCGTGCAGGTGCAGACCTACGACGGCCAGTTGCTCACCGCGACCGTGGTCGGAACCGACCCGATCTCCGACCTCGCCGTGATCAAAGTCGACCCGAGCGCCAAGCTCCCGGCGATTGAGTTCGCCGACTCCAGCGACCTCAACGTAGGAGACACTGCGATTGCGATCGGCGCTCCGCTCGGCCTCGCGAACACCGTGACCGACGGCATCGTCAGCGCGCTGAACCGCAGCATCACGGTGGCGTCATCCGCCGCACCCGACGACTCGCAGCAGGAGGACCAGGCGCCGGAGCAGGGCGACAGCCCGTTCGACTTCTGGAACTTCGACATCCCGGGCGACCAGCAGCAGAGTGCGCCGTCGAGCACGATTTCGCTCAGCGTGATCCAGACGGATGCCTCGATCAACCCCGGTAACTCCGGCGGTGCGTTGCTCAACGCCAACGGTGACCTGATCGGCATCAACGTGGCCATCGCCAGTGCCGGGGGAGGCCAGGGGGCAGCCGGAAGCATCGGCGTCGGCTTCTCGATTCCGGCCAACCTGGCCAAGCGGGTCGCCTCCGAGATCATCGAAACGGGCAGCGCCTCGCACGGCCTGCTCGGTGCCATGGTGCAGCCCGTGACCGATGGCAGCACCCTCGGTGCGCAGATCGCCGAGGTCAGTGCCGGTGGTGCTGCCGAGGCGGCGGGTCTGCGAGCCGGTGACGTCGTCACCAACTTCAACGATGTGCCGATCACGAGCCCGACCGACCTCACCGCGCAGGTTCGGGTGCTCGGCGCCGGCGACAACACCACGATGACGTACGTGCGTGGCGGCGAGGCCACCACCACCGACGTCACCGTCGGCGAGCTGCAGTAA
- a CDS encoding glycosyltransferase family 2 protein — translation MTQDSLPGVSYVIPVLNEARYVEGAIRTVLAQNYAGERELILALGPSTDDTDAIVQRMAEDDPRVTWVRNPATDIPAGLNRAIEASRYPIIVRVDAHSELEPGYTRRAVETLDRTGAVNVGGLMNAQGRTPFQAAVARAYNSKIGLGGGQYHGGSVEGPAESAYLGVFRRDVLFEVGLYDESVRRGEDWELNLRIRAAGHTVWFDPALTVTYWPRESWSKLVRQFVATGAWRGELVRRYRGRNPWRFFVPPLLVVSVIASVVLGVLQLTGVVSGWPSLLASVVYLGPLAYLLLLCWVSFVSERGESARDHWLYFLVLPTMHLAWGIGFIGGLLRGARDVRDTSRTDV, via the coding sequence ATGACACAAGACTCGCTACCTGGCGTCTCTTACGTGATTCCCGTGCTGAACGAAGCTCGTTATGTCGAGGGCGCTATCCGCACCGTGCTCGCCCAGAATTACGCCGGCGAGCGCGAACTCATCCTCGCCCTGGGCCCATCAACGGATGACACCGACGCCATCGTGCAGCGGATGGCAGAGGACGACCCGCGCGTCACCTGGGTGCGGAACCCCGCCACCGACATCCCCGCCGGGCTCAATCGGGCGATCGAGGCCAGCCGCTACCCGATCATCGTGCGGGTCGACGCCCATTCCGAGCTGGAGCCGGGTTACACCCGCCGTGCCGTCGAGACGCTCGATCGCACCGGTGCCGTGAACGTCGGCGGCCTGATGAACGCGCAGGGCCGCACGCCGTTCCAGGCGGCGGTCGCTCGCGCCTACAACAGCAAGATCGGTCTGGGCGGCGGCCAATACCATGGCGGCTCGGTGGAAGGCCCGGCCGAATCGGCGTACCTCGGCGTGTTCCGCCGAGACGTGCTGTTCGAGGTCGGACTCTACGACGAGTCGGTGCGCCGCGGTGAAGACTGGGAACTCAACCTGCGCATCCGCGCGGCAGGCCACACCGTCTGGTTCGACCCTGCGCTCACGGTCACGTACTGGCCGCGCGAAAGCTGGAGCAAGCTGGTGCGCCAGTTCGTGGCCACCGGTGCCTGGCGCGGCGAACTGGTACGCCGCTATCGGGGCCGCAACCCGTGGCGCTTCTTCGTTCCGCCGCTGCTCGTCGTCTCCGTCATCGCCAGCGTCGTGCTCGGCGTGTTGCAGCTCACCGGCGTGGTCAGCGGATGGCCGAGCCTGCTCGCCAGCGTGGTGTACCTTGGCCCGCTGGCCTACCTGTTGCTGCTCTGCTGGGTCAGCTTCGTCAGCGAGCGCGGTGAATCCGCCCGCGACCACTGGCTGTACTTCCTGGTGCTACCCACCATGCACCTGGCCTGGGGCATCGGTTTCATCGGGGGACTGCTGCGCGGCGCCCGGGATGTGCGCGACACCTCACGCACCGACGTCTAG